The Paenibacillus beijingensis nucleotide sequence TGCAGCTGGAATTGTCGCAGCCGTTGCTCCCGCTGATTCCATGCTGGTACTCATTGTCGCTCTTGCTTTGTTGGGAATTGGGTGGAACTTTGGCTTAATAAGCGGGACAGCTCTTATCGTCGATTCGACAGATTTAGAGACTCGAGCAAAGACTCAAGGAACGATTGACGTGTTGATAGCTTTAGCCGGTGCATCGGGTGGAGCGCTGTCCGGGATGATTGTAGCGCAATCCAGTTATGCAACCCTATCGCTTGCCGGGGGAACGCTCTCACTTTTGCTCATACCAGTCGTTATATGGTCCCAAAGAAATCAAAAAGCGGTAAGATCAGAAAATAATCCGCTAACAAACGGGCCTAACGGAGAACGGTAATCATAAAAACAGCGGCAGTCAAGGACTTTTCTCGTCCAAGGTTGCCGCTTCTTAATTGTGGCCTCCTTATGCCGGCATCGGCGTGTTCGTCGGCGCTGCGTAACCCTCTTTATAAGCGTCATCAATGTGCGCGCGAATTTCCTTTTCGCTTTTGCCTTCCGCTTTCATTTTGATGGATGCTGCAGCGATTTGCAGACAAACGCCGCAGCGGGTGCCATGATCATCCCACACCACGGATCCATCCTCGTTCACTTTATGGATGAAGCAATTGAGGTTGCTTTTGTGACCCGCACTCTCCCCGCAGCCGCAGTAGCAGGGGATCCACTGCAGCAGTTCCTTTGCCTTTCCGGCTGCCTCATACACCAGACGAATGTCTTCGCTTTGTCCTTCCAGAAAGCTCGGTAAGATAGATGCCGAAGCCGTTATAACCTGCAAATCTCCGTTGTGGGCATGTGTGATTCCTTCTTGCTTCTTGCTCCCGCAAGCGGTTAAAAACAGCGCCGCGGCAATAACTGCAAGGATTGCTTTTGTTTTCATTTGGCTCACCCCACTCTTATTCTAGAGTCACTATAGCACAAAAATAATGCGCTTACAGCCTGATAACGGTTTGTTCAGAAAATCGACTAAGTGTTGTGACGATCGCCAAGCGCGGCTAGGAATTTATCGAACGCATTAGCCAAACCTAATATAATGAGATATCATACATATTAGGAAAAGTGAATATGAAAAGGGGTGGGTATGTGATTGCTGAACAATTGAACATCAAAGTAAAATTCATTCGCGGGTTTGGAGATAAAACCCGGCTGCAGATCCTCGAATACATTAAAGACGGTGAAAAGACCGTTTCACAAATCGTCGACAACGTTCAGGCAAGCCAATCGAACATTTCCCAGCATTTGGGATGCCTCAAGGATTGCGGGCTCATTATTGGGCGCCAAGATGGAAAGTATGTGTATTACAGCTTGCGAAATGAGAAGGTAAAGATTTTGCTTTCCATGTTCGACGAAGTGTTTGCCGATGTTCAAACAGATGTGGCTTGTTGCGATCGACATTTTGAAAACGTTGAGGGGTAAGGAAATGTCAGATAACGAAATGAAGTTTAAGAGACAACTGCCGCTAACGCCTGTATCAACAATAAAGAGCGCTTGCGAAGAGGATTGCTGTCGGTCAGAGGCCCCAAAGGACGAGTGCAATGACGTGTGCTGCCATAACCCGGATAAGGAGTTCAAGTTTAAAAAGCAGCTCTCATTTACAACTGCAGCCACCACAGAGGAGGAATGCAAGGATGATTGTTGTGTGGACGGTCACTCTCAGTACCACACCGAATATTTGGTGCACGGAATGGATTCTTCGGCAAAAGGCAACAAGAACGAGCGTGTGTATGACATTCAAGGCATGGATTGTTCGGCATGCGCGGTCACGATCGAAAAGCATTTGCAGCAGATCCCCTATGTCAAAAGCGTTGCCGTCAATTTCTCTACAGGCAAGATGCGGATCGAACACGAGGGCAGTGCAGATACCATCATTCATGAGGTTGCAAAGGCAGGCTACTCGGCATCCCTTGTCTTCAGAGGAAGAAAACAGGGTACGAAGCAGGCAAAATCCAACCAATCGTTAACGGTCTTATCCGGAGTATTGCTCGCTTTAGGCTTTCTTGGATCCATTGTTAACGCAACCGAATTTATTAGCATCCTATTGTACGCAGCGGCTATTGTCATTGGCGGCTACAAGCCGGCTAGAAGCGCATTTTACGCGATAAAGAGCGGTTCACTAGATATGAACGTGCTCATGACCGCCGCGGCGCTTGGAGCTGCGATTATTGGACAGTGGCTCGAAGGGGCGACTGTCGTCTGGCTATTTGCTCTCGGCAACACATTGCAAACGAAATCCATTGAGCGAACGCGCAATTCCATCCGCAGCCTTCTCGAGCTTGCACCGCCGGAAGCGTGGGTAACGCGAAACGGTGAACTGGTTCAAGTATCCGTTGATGATATCGGAATCGGCGATATTATCGTCGCAAAGCCAGGCGATAAAATACCGCTTGATGGACAAATCGTACGCGGCGAATCCAGCGTTAATCAGGCGCCGATCACCGGCGAATCGGTTCCGGTCGATAAACAAATCGGCGATGCCGTCTATGCAGGAAGCATCAATGAGCATGGATCATTAGAGATCAAAGTTACGAAGCTCGCCCAAGACTCGACGCTTGCAAAGATTATTCATCTGGTGGAGGAAGCGCAGGAAGAAAAAGCGCCGACGCAAGCATTCGTGGACAAGTTTGCCCGGATTTACACACCAATCGTGTTCATCTTGGCGATCGTGGTTATGATTCTCCCTCCATTATTTGGGGGCGGTTCTTGGAGCGATTGGTTCTACCGCGGACTGGAACTGCTAGTGATAGCATGTCCTTGCGCTTTGGTCATATCGACGCCGGTCTCGATTGTATCGGCTATCGGAAATGCCGCTAAACATGGCGTTTTAATCAAAGGCGGCGCTTTTTTGGAGACAGCAGGCGCGCTTACGGCAATTGCCTTTGATAAAACCGGAACCTTAACCGAAGGCAAACCAAAAGTAACGAAAGTTCTGCCTTACGGCGTGACCGGCCAAGAACTGCTCGCAATCGCCGCAACATTGGAAGAACACTCTACGCATCCCATTGCACGCGCGATCGTTTCGCATGCTGCCGCGGCTGCTGTTCCGAAGGCAAATAGCGATCGTCAAAAAAGCATTCCGGGCAAAGGCGTTGAGGCGGTAATTGATGATGTAACGTATTACGCTGGCAATGCAAAGCTTTTTGCAGAGATGAACGTCTCTCTCGGAAAGCTCCAAAACCAGATCGATACCCTGCGACAACAAGGCAATACCCTTGTCATTGTTGGAACACAAGAGCACATCATCGGCATGATCGGAATATCAGATGCAATTCGGCAAACAAGCATAAAGGCTTTACAAGGTTTAAAAGACGTTGGAGTACGCAGTATAGTCATGCTCACCGGCGATAATCAGGGAACCGCACGGAAAGTGGCGTCAGAAGCGAATGTCACCCGCTATTTTGCAGACCTGCTCCCCGAGCATAAAGTCCGCGCAATAAAGGATCTGCAAGCCGAAGGACATATGGTGGCAATGGTTGGAGACGGCATCAATGACGCCCCTGCGCTGGCTACCGCAAACTTGGGCATCGCGATGGGAGGGGCAGGAACGGATACGGCAATGGAAACGGCCGATATCGTGCTGATGGCAGACAACCTTGAAAAGCTGCCGTTTACTGTGCAGCTTAGCCGCAAGGCAATCGCCATCATCAAGCAAAACATCTGGTTTTCGATCGCCATCAAGTTCCTTGCGCTCGTTTTGGTTTTTCCCGGCTGGCTTACCTTGTGGATGGCGGTATTGAGCGATACCGGCGCTGCACTGCTTGTAATATTGAACAGTATGAGGCTCCTGCGATTTAAGGGATAGGAAACAGGCTCCCCGGCATAATCGCCGGACAGCCTGTTTCCGCACAATAATCTCAAAATATAATAGTTTCATTTTACAAATATATAGCGTATGATGAGCTCAGGTGATGGAAAAATGAAACAATTACTTCAATATGTGAATGTGCGAGAAGTGCTGCAGCTGCTTGTGCGAAGATTCGGCTTGCTGCAGAAAGACGGCGCCCAGTGCTGCGGTATCTCCGTGATTCAAAGTCACGTCATTTATGAGCTGAGCAAAGGCACCAACCTGTCGCTTAATGATCTGGCCCAGATCCTGTCAGTCGATACGAGCACGCTCAGCCGTCAGGTGCAGCAGCTGGTGGAGCTGGAATGGGTCAGCCGGACGCCCGATCCGAAGGACCGCCGTTACGTCGTCTTGTCCCTCACGGCGAAAGGAAATGAGCAGGCCGATGCGATTGCCGAAATGATGGCGCAATATGTGCAGGAGTTGTTTCGGCATATTCCTGCAGACAAGAAGGAGCAAGTATTGGAAAGCCTGCAGCTGCTCAGCACCGCCATGAGTCAAAGCTCCAGCTGCTGTACGCCTCCTCTTTAACAGCTCTCCGAAAGAAGTCCCCTTCCTCTTTAGGGAGGGGATGAATTTCGGTCTACTGAATCATGCAGGAATATTTGTTGTTGCTGGATATCCAGAGAATTGGTAAAAATCAGTCTTAGATAAAATAAGGACTGGTGCCTACATGAATTTAGACAGCAATAACCATTCAGTATTCTCTTTGAACTACCATCTCATTCTCTGCATCAAATACCGTCGAAAAGTGATTTCGGACGTCATCTCCGAGTATGCCAAAGACGCTTTTGAACGGATCGGGCAACAATACCGCATTACGATAAGCGAGTGGAATCACGTTCGCGACCATATTCACGTCCTCTTCAAAGCTCATCCCAACTCGGAATTATCGAAATTCATCAATGCGTATAAAAGTGCGAGTTCAAGGCTCATCAAGAATGAGTTTCCTGCTGTCAGACATCAACTGTGGAAAGAACATTTCTGGTCAAAAAGCTACTGTCTGGTTACAGTGGGAGGCACACCTCTGGAAGTATTGAAAGCCTATATCGAAAAGCAAGGGAAGGAGGCGAAAACAACTTGATCCGATGTGTCAAAACGGCGTTTCATACACCGAAAGCAGAACTGGAGCGGCTGTTCGAGTGCAACCGTATATCGGGACAAATCTGGAACCGGTGCCTGTCCATCGCCAAGGACTATTCCTTGCAGCATGACGGCAAAATGGATCGACAGAACGAAACTTCAAGCGGCATTGACCCAGCAGTTTCCGCTGCATTCCCAATCGGCACAGTCGGTTTCCCATCATTATCTGTTTGCCAGAGACAGTGCCAGGAAAGCGAAGAGACAAGGTCTTCCTGCCAAATACCCATACAAAATCAAGAAACACTTCAACACGAAATGAGTCGATCAATCCTTCAAAATAAAAGGGAATGTCATCGAACTGAGTCTCGGTTTGCAAAATGGCAAGCGCAGGCAACCCATTAAAATCACAGTTCCCCGCCTTCCTGACGGACCGGTCAAAGAAATTGAACTTGTGTTTGACCGAAAGCTGATGATCTGCATGAGTTACGACAAGGCAAAGCAGCAGCCGAAAACAAAGGGGAGCAAGTGGCGGGCGTTGACTTAGGGGAAATTCATTCCATCGCGGCAACTTCAACCGCAAATCAATCCTTGATTGTTACCGGAAGAAAAGTAAGAAGCCTCCATAGATTTCGCAATAAGAAACTTGCCGAACTGCAGAAACGGAAGAGCAAGTGCAAAAAAGGCAGCCGTCAATGGAAAAAATACAACCGGGCGATGAAATACATATTGAGCAAAAGCGACCGTCAATTAAGCGACGCGATCCACAAAACGACACGGAATTTTGTACAGTGGTGCACGGAAAACGAAGTGAAGGAAGTCGTCGTCGGTCAAGTGGAAGGCGTACAGCGCAACACGAAGAAGAAGCGAAGAAAAGTCGTGAATCAAAAACTTTCCAACTGGCGGTTTGGCCAAATCCAGAAGCAGATGGCCTACAAACTTGAAGAACACGGGACTCAGATCCATCGGATCGACGAAAGTTTCACGAGTCAACAATGTCCTTGTTGCGGTAGGAGGAAGAAGACTTCTACAAGAGTGTATATCTGTACCTGCGGCTATACGGAGCATCGTGATGTTCACGGCAGCAAGGGGATTTTGTCCAAGCATCTCCATGGAGAGATAAGGTACCTGGGCAAAACCGAAAAGATCAAGTATCTACGGATCGCGTAAAAGAGAGAAGTAGTAGAAGGTGAGTTCTCACCCACTTGTAAAAGTGTTGCTTACTGAACCAACCTACCGGGATTCTCCGCTGCATGCAGCGAAAGACGGCAGCAAACCTGCTGTTTTGCAGAGACCTGTAGGAATGGCTAGTAAGAAACTCCTGCCTCTTAGCGAAGCGTAGGCAGGGGAGGTTCATAGGGAGATTTTGTTAACCAGCCTCTAGTCGCGGCCGCTCAACGTTGATTGGCCCGGATAGAGGTTATCTTCCCGCATGGATACGACGTGCTGCTACGCGGTGCAGGACAAAATTTGGGTGACCGACCCCGAAGGAAACCCTTGGGAAGTCTTTTATACGCGGGCCGATTCCGAGTTTGAGTCCGCGGACGCTCCGAAGGCGGCGGCGGTATGCTGCGTTACGGCCCCGGCGGAGGGCTAGCAGGGGATTTCAAGACAACAACGAATAGGTAGTCATAAAACCCTATCCTGCAGCGGGGTATCAATCGATGAACATTCAAATAAGCAAGGCGGCATTGGGTGATGCCGAAGCGGTAACGGAAATTTACAATCAGGGAATTGCAGAGCGGGCCTCCACATTTGAAACGAAGCAAAAGACGGTTGAAGAAATAACCGATTGGATTAGAGGTCAAGGCGAACGATATCCGATCTTAACAGCTCATAATGAACATCATCACGTTGTCGGCTGGGCTTCCATTTCGTCATACAGCCCGCGCGACTGCTACAGAGGAGTAGGCGTGTTTTCCATTTACCTGCGCGACGGCTACCGGGGACAAGGCATTGGAAAAAAACTGCTGCAAGCATTAACGGAAGAGGCCGAGCGCATCGGTTACTGGAAGTTAACGTCACGGATATTCCAGTTCAACGCAGCCAGCCAAAATTTATGCAGGTCTTGCGGTTTTCGGGAAGTCGGCATTTACGAAAAGCACAGCAAGCTGGATGGAAGATGGATTGATTGCGTCATCGTCGAAAAGATCATTCCAAGAAATATCAATTAAAAGGAAAGGGCTTCCAGAGCCTGAGCTTAAGCTTGAGCTTGAGCCCGAACCTGGGTGCCCCTTTACGAAGGTAGTTTGTTGGTCATCATTCGCTGATCCGTATCCTTTCTGGAATCGAAATGAACTACTTGCCTTCCGCCACAAACTGCTCGATACGACCCTTAATGCTGTCGCGGACTTCGCGGAATTTGGCCATGATTTCGTCCTCAGTGCCTGTCGCTTTGGCCGGATCGTCGAATCCCCAGTGCCATTTCACGACCTTGTCGTTCCGGATGACCGGACAGTGCTCATCCGCATGCCCGCACAGCGTGATCACGTAATCGGCGCGGTTCAAAATTTGCGGATCAATGACATCGGACGTATGCCCGCTAATGTCTACGCCGGCTTCGCGCATGACCTGGACGGCACGCGGGTTAAGACCGTGCGCTTCGAGTCCTGCGCTTTTCACTTCATATTGATCGCCGCCGAGCTGCCTCAGAAAGCCGTCGGCAATTTGACTGCGGCAGGAGTTGCCGGTGCACAGGAAGTAAATGAGTTTCTTTTCCATGATCCAAATCCTCTTTTCTATTGGTTTAAGAGATCAACCTGAGCCACAGGTACAGCCCGGTCAAGGTGATGAAGTTCCCCCAAATAATCGGTCAGGCCGGCGTTTCGCAGGCCGTAGACGACGACATACATGCCGATCGAGAACACGACAACCGCCCACGGCGCCTCTTTAACAATTTTTCGCGTCTCAATGACCGGGCTTCGGCGTGCCGCCATAATGAAGAAGAGCGCAGCCGCACCGGCAATAATGGAGACGGGAACCGAAATAAACTCGCTCAGCAGGTAGGCTGCCAGCAGCACGGAAAGGATGAACCAGGACAACCGAAACAACCGTAAATCGTTAATCGCTTCCCTCGGCTGCTTCAACTGCTGCACGTCGTACCGCTGCGGAATCCGTTTGCGGAAAAACAGGTACAGTACAGCAATGCTTGCGGCAAGTGAAAAAAAGTTCGGGACGATCATCCGGCCCGCGTACTGGGCAAAGCCGATGCCGAAGTAATCGGCGGACACGATATTGACCAGGTTGCTCACAGTGAGCGGCAGCGACGTCGTGTCGGCGATGAACCCGCTGGCCATAATGAAGGGCAGAATCATCCGTTCGTCGAATTTGAGCGCCCGCACCATGGCAAGGACGATCGGCGTCAAAATAAGCGCAGCGCCGTCGTTGGCAAAAAACGCAGCCACCACAGCGCCGAGGAGGGCGATGTAAACGAACATGACAATCCCGTTTCCTTTGGCAATGCGCGCCACATGCAGAGCGGACCATTCAAAAATTCCGATCTGGTCCAGAATGAGCGAGATGAGAATGATCGCCACAAACGCCAGCGTAGCGTTCCAGACGATGAGGGTGACGTCTTTCACATCCCCGAAACTGACGACTCCGCAGCTTAGAGCCAGCGCCGCGCCTCCAGCGGCCGACCATCCGATATGGAGCCCCTTTGGCTGCCAAATGACAAAAATTAACGTTAAGACAAAAATCAGACTCGCGATGTAAACCATACGTACCCCCTACTAAATTCAGACGCAGCAATCTTCCGCCGAGAAGCTTAAGGGTATCGGCCATATGCTGAATGCTTTCCATTTCGTTCACCTTCCCTTCGTTCGGGCGGATAGGTCTCTGGCGTGACTTCCACCTGTATCTTTGTATTATTATATAAGCATTTAATTATATGTAAAATGAATTTATCGTAAATCGAAAATGTCTTGACTCTCACGCAGCGTGATCCTTTACCCTAACAGTAAGAGGTGATGGGGATGTACAAAGTAAAGCAGGTGGCGGAGCTTGCCGGCATCAGCGTCCGGACGCTGCATCATTACGACGATATCGGGCTACTGAAGCCGGCCGAGGTGGGTGAGAACGGGTATCGGCTGTATAAGGATGAGGATTTGGAGCGGCTGCAGCAGATTTTATTTTTCCGGGAGCTCGACGTGCCGCTTCAGGAAATCGCAGCGATGCTGGACCGTCCGGATTACGACCGCAAATGTACGCTGCTTACCCACAAGACCCTGCTTACGGAGAAAAAGAACCGCCTCGAACGCCTGATCCGGTCCGTCGACCAGACGATCCGGTCTATTGAAGGAGGAGAAGCGATGAGCAAGCAGGAGATGTTCGAACCGTTCGACATGAAGAAGATTGAGGAGCATCAGAAGAAGTATGAAGCGGAAACGGAGCAGCGGTGGGGGCATACCGATGCCTACAAGGAATCGCAGCGGCGCACGGCTTCGTATAAAGAGGAGGACTGGAAGCGGATCAAGGAATCCGGCGACGATATTTACCGGCGCCTGATTGCCGCGATGCCCAAAGGGGCGGCGGACGAAGAGACGCAGCGGATCATTGCGGAGCACCGGCAGTACATTTCCGACAACTTTTACGAGTGCAGCCTTGAGATTTACCGCGGCCTGGGGGAAATGTATGTGAACGACCCCCGTTTTACGAAAAATATCGATAAATATGAGCCGGGTCTGGCCGCTTTTTTCCGCGAGGCGATCCATGTGTACTGCGACGGCATGGAACGGAAGTAGAATGCCCATACCGGACATTACGCCTGACGAAGTCAGCATGAGAATACAAAAAGAACGTTCTATTGACCAATGACCGGTTTTTCGTAGGCTGTGTTCAAGTCCAGTGTTGCTTGCTGTGGATCAGCTAACGAATTGAGCAATCGTTATTTGATCGAAACAAGATAATCGTATATTCTAACGAATCCTGCCATCGTTATCCCTTCCATTCGAACACAATCAGAGGCTCTGTTCTACGAATAGCGACACTGGGATTCGTTAAATCCACAACGAGCACTATATTTCTGAAATAACTACTGTCAGGTTCGTTATAACAGGCTTTTTCAGAGGTTGAGGGGTTGCGGGGCTTCGTGTCGTCATTGAAGCCGTCCGTAATTTTGCTAGACCCTCTTGGGTTCCGTCTGGCCCGGTCTTGTCAGGAAGCGGCTGTCCAGGTTCTCACACCCGGACAGCCGCTGCATTTTTGCTATCAGGCCCGTATACGACAATCCCGTTCTTAATCTATCATCCAAACAATGTGGAATTGAAAAATCTGAAGGCGGCTGCGGTCGGAAGCACAAGCCAGCAGTCGCTTTTTCCTTTATTAAACGGCATTTAAAACTTGCTGTCGTCCACGCAGGCCAGCCAGCTCTCGATGTCGCCGATGACGCTCGTGACGCAGCCGTCCTTAAACGGAGAGATCAGCCCGGCTTCATGGGCCAGCTCCGTGAACGACAAGCTTCCGCCGAGCCGGCACAGCTTGAGATAGTCGCTCCATGCGCTCTCCCAATCTTCGTTCATCCGCTTCCAGAACTGGAACGCGCAAATTTGCGCCAATGTGTAATCGATATAATAAAATGGCGTGTTATAAATGTGCCCCTGCTTCTGCCAGAACCCGCCGCCTTCGAGGTAGGCGTTGCCGGCGTGGTCGCGGTGCGGCAGGTAGCGGAGCTCCAGCTCCCGCCACGCCCGCTTGCGCTCTGCCGGCGTCGCTTCCGGATTGGCATAGACGATATGCTGGAATTCATCGACGGCGACGCCGTAAGGCAGAAACTGCAGAGCGGAAGCAAGATGGCTGAACCGGTATTTGTCCGCATCCTCCACAAAAAATTTATCCATCCACGGCCACGTGAAAAATTCCATGCTCATCGAATGAATCTCCGCCGCTTCAAACGTCGGCCACCAGTATTCCGGTACCTCAAAGTGCCGGCTCTCGTACACCTGGAAAGCGTGCCCCGCTTCGTGGGTCAGCACGTCGATATCGTCGGAAGTCCCATTAAAGTTGGAAAAAATGAACGGAGCGCTGTAATCGCTAATGAACGTGCAGTAGCCGCCGCTCTCCTTCCCTTTTTTGCTGACCAGGTCCATCAAATCCTCGTCAACCATGTAGCGGAAAAAAGCGCTCATTTCCGGAGAAAGCTTGTCGTACATCGCGATGCCGCCGTTTATGATCCAGTCGGGATCGCCTTTCGGCTTGGCGTTGCCGGATTTGAAGCTGAACCCCTCGTCGTAGAAGAGCAGCTTCTCGACATCGATTCGCTCCCGCTGGCGCTCCTTCAGCTTTGAGGCGAGCGGAACGATATGATCCAGCACCTGCTTGCGGAATGAGGCGACCATGTCCGCGTCGTAATCGGTCCGGGTCATCCGGGCGTAGCCGAGCTCCGTAAAATCTTTGTATCCGAGCTTGCGCGCCATTTCGGTGCGGACCTTGACGAGATCGTCGAAGATGCGGTCGAATTTTTCCTCGTTTGCGGCCATGAACCCATAGCGTGCTTCCGCCGCCTGCCGGCGCGTTTCGCGGTCGGTCGACTGCTCGAACGGTCCCAGCTGGGACAGCGTTCGCTCCTCGCCCTGGAACGGAATTTTCGCCGAGGCAATGAGCTGGTTGTATTCGGTTTTGAGCTTGTTTTCCTGCTGCAGGTCGGCGATGATTTCGGGACTGAACGTTTTCAGCGACAGCTCCGCGAGGCGAAACAACTGCCGCCCCCATTTTGTTTCCAGCTCAGGCCGGAATGCCGATTCCGTCAGCGCCCGGTAAAAGTCGGTGACATACTCCTGAATCTCGGGACCGACTTCATCCATGTAGTCCTGCTCGGCTTTGTAGAACGCATCGGTCGTGTCGATCGAATGGCGTATGTACACCAGCTGGCCCATCGTATCGAGTCTGCTGCGCAGCTTGTTGATGTCCGCCATGATGCGGTCCTGCTCCTCGAAGCTTGCTGCGGAACGGAATGCAGCCAGCAGTTCTTTGAACCCGGTAATGACGGCTTCCTTGTCGGGACGTTCGTAACGGAACTCACTGAATTTCATAGCGAACCACCTTTCGGACGTGTAATAGGTCAATTATACCTGAATTCCTGAAAATGGGTGAAGAGGGAAAAAGATGCGCTGCGCGGGCAGGTTTGATCTTCCGATCGCTGTTGTGGCCGGATTCCTGGATTTAATAAACCCTTAGCAGGGTTAGAATCCGTCCACAAAGGCGAGCGCTGGCGCTTCTCCAGATTCAAACCCGCCCGCTTCGCTCTCTTTTTCGGAGAGGGAGAGAGAAAGGAAGAGAGGCTGCGCGGGCGGGTTTGATCTTCCGATCGCTGTTGTGGCCGGATTCCTGGATTTAATAAACCCTTAGCAGGGTTAGAATCCGTCCACAAAGGCGAGCGCTGGCGCTTCTCCAGATTCAAACCCGCCCGCTTCGCTCTCTTTTTCGGAGAGGGAGAGAGAAAGGAAGAGACGCTGCGCGGGCGGGTTTGATCTTCCGATCGATGTTGTGGCCGGATTCCTGGATTTAATAAACCCTTAGCAGGGTCAGAATCCGTCCACAAAGGCGAGCGCTGGCGCTTCTCCAGATTCAAACCCGCCCGCTTCGCTCTCTTTTTCGGAGAGGGAGAGAGAAAGGAAGAGACGCTGCACGGGCAGGTTTGATCTTCCGATCGCTGTTGTGGCCGGATTCCTGGATTTAATAAACCCTTAGCCAGGGTCAGAATCCGTCCACAAAGGCGAGCGCTGGCGCTTCTCCAGATTCAAACCCGCCCGCTTCGCTCTCTTTTTCGGGGGAGA carries:
- the arsC gene encoding arsenate reductase (thioredoxin), with the protein product MEKKLIYFLCTGNSCRSQIADGFLRQLGGDQYEVKSAGLEAHGLNPRAVQVMREAGVDISGHTSDVIDPQILNRADYVITLCGHADEHCPVIRNDKVVKWHWGFDDPAKATGTEDEIMAKFREVRDSIKGRIEQFVAEGK
- a CDS encoding arsinothricin resistance N-acetyltransferase ArsN1 family A, which encodes MNIQISKAALGDAEAVTEIYNQGIAERASTFETKQKTVEEITDWIRGQGERYPILTAHNEHHHVVGWASISSYSPRDCYRGVGVFSIYLRDGYRGQGIGKKLLQALTEEAERIGYWKLTSRIFQFNAASQNLCRSCGFREVGIYEKHSKLDGRWIDCVIVEKIIPRNIN
- a CDS encoding heavy metal translocating P-type ATPase codes for the protein MSDNEMKFKRQLPLTPVSTIKSACEEDCCRSEAPKDECNDVCCHNPDKEFKFKKQLSFTTAATTEEECKDDCCVDGHSQYHTEYLVHGMDSSAKGNKNERVYDIQGMDCSACAVTIEKHLQQIPYVKSVAVNFSTGKMRIEHEGSADTIIHEVAKAGYSASLVFRGRKQGTKQAKSNQSLTVLSGVLLALGFLGSIVNATEFISILLYAAAIVIGGYKPARSAFYAIKSGSLDMNVLMTAAALGAAIIGQWLEGATVVWLFALGNTLQTKSIERTRNSIRSLLELAPPEAWVTRNGELVQVSVDDIGIGDIIVAKPGDKIPLDGQIVRGESSVNQAPITGESVPVDKQIGDAVYAGSINEHGSLEIKVTKLAQDSTLAKIIHLVEEAQEEKAPTQAFVDKFARIYTPIVFILAIVVMILPPLFGGGSWSDWFYRGLELLVIACPCALVISTPVSIVSAIGNAAKHGVLIKGGAFLETAGALTAIAFDKTGTLTEGKPKVTKVLPYGVTGQELLAIAATLEEHSTHPIARAIVSHAAAAAVPKANSDRQKSIPGKGVEAVIDDVTYYAGNAKLFAEMNVSLGKLQNQIDTLRQQGNTLVIVGTQEHIIGMIGISDAIRQTSIKALQGLKDVGVRSIVMLTGDNQGTARKVASEANVTRYFADLLPEHKVRAIKDLQAEGHMVAMVGDGINDAPALATANLGIAMGGAGTDTAMETADIVLMADNLEKLPFTVQLSRKAIAIIKQNIWFSIAIKFLALVLVFPGWLTLWMAVLSDTGAALLVILNSMRLLRFKG
- a CDS encoding MarR family winged helix-turn-helix transcriptional regulator; protein product: MKQLLQYVNVREVLQLLVRRFGLLQKDGAQCCGISVIQSHVIYELSKGTNLSLNDLAQILSVDTSTLSRQVQQLVELEWVSRTPDPKDRRYVVLSLTAKGNEQADAIAEMMAQYVQELFRHIPADKKEQVLESLQLLSTAMSQSSSCCTPPL
- a CDS encoding PCYCGC motif-containing (lipo)protein, translating into MKTKAILAVIAAALFLTACGSKKQEGITHAHNGDLQVITASASILPSFLEGQSEDIRLVYEAAGKAKELLQWIPCYCGCGESAGHKSNLNCFIHKVNEDGSVVWDDHGTRCGVCLQIAAASIKMKAEGKSEKEIRAHIDDAYKEGYAAPTNTPMPA
- the tnpA gene encoding IS200/IS605 family transposase, whose translation is MNLDSNNHSVFSLNYHLILCIKYRRKVISDVISEYAKDAFERIGQQYRITISEWNHVRDHIHVLFKAHPNSELSKFINAYKSASSRLIKNEFPAVRHQLWKEHFWSKSYCLVTVGGTPLEVLKAYIEKQGKEAKTT
- a CDS encoding MerR family transcriptional regulator gives rise to the protein MYKVKQVAELAGISVRTLHHYDDIGLLKPAEVGENGYRLYKDEDLERLQQILFFRELDVPLQEIAAMLDRPDYDRKCTLLTHKTLLTEKKNRLERLIRSVDQTIRSIEGGEAMSKQEMFEPFDMKKIEEHQKKYEAETEQRWGHTDAYKESQRRTASYKEEDWKRIKESGDDIYRRLIAAMPKGAADEETQRIIAEHRQYISDNFYECSLEIYRGLGEMYVNDPRFTKNIDKYEPGLAAFFREAIHVYCDGMERK
- a CDS encoding RNA-guided endonuclease InsQ/TnpB family protein — its product is MHELRQGKAAAENKGEQVAGVDLGEIHSIAATSTANQSLIVTGRKVRSLHRFRNKKLAELQKRKSKCKKGSRQWKKYNRAMKYILSKSDRQLSDAIHKTTRNFVQWCTENEVKEVVVGQVEGVQRNTKKKRRKVVNQKLSNWRFGQIQKQMAYKLEEHGTQIHRIDESFTSQQCPCCGRRKKTSTRVYICTCGYTEHRDVHGSKGILSKHLHGEIRYLGKTEKIKYLRIA
- a CDS encoding ArsR/SmtB family transcription factor — encoded protein: MIAEQLNIKVKFIRGFGDKTRLQILEYIKDGEKTVSQIVDNVQASQSNISQHLGCLKDCGLIIGRQDGKYVYYSLRNEKVKILLSMFDEVFADVQTDVACCDRHFENVEG